Proteins encoded within one genomic window of Fusarium musae strain F31 chromosome 4, whole genome shotgun sequence:
- a CDS encoding hypothetical protein (EggNog:ENOG41), whose product MQFSITAIVLGLAAVASAGIVDTEGVRNAPRSAVLITRQNGQNGGRPVPSGECCVANTSLKQDACTASNGQAGRCVPGGNNLVTGGGRLSCVAQANLVCDANVIERGKDLCRAKAANGLFDGGNIIQNLSQASVN is encoded by the exons ATGCAGTTCTCCATCACCGCCATTGTTCTCGGCCTCGCTGCCGTTGCCTCCGCCGGCATCGTCGACACTGAGGGTGTGCGCAACGCCCCTCGCAGTGCTGTTCTTATCACCCGCCAGAATGGCCAGAACGGCGGCCGACCTGTTCCCAGTGGTGAATGCTGTGTCGCCAACACCAGCTTGAAGCAGGACGCTTGCACTGCTTCTAACGGCCAAGCCGGTCGCTGTGTTCCTGGTGGTAACAACT TAGTCACAGGTGGTGGCCGACTGAGCTGTGTTGCTCAGGCAAACTTGGTGTGTGATGCCAACGTCATCGAGCGAGGAAAGGATCTTTGCCGCGCCAAGGCTGCTAACGGTCTCTTTGATGGCGGCAACATCATCCAGAACCTTAGCCAGGCTTCTGTCAACTAA